The following are encoded together in the Humulus lupulus chromosome 5, drHumLupu1.1, whole genome shotgun sequence genome:
- the LOC133779756 gene encoding uncharacterized protein LOC133779756 — MALVLRFVDKEGFIRERFFCVVHVRDTMTLTLKEGIFFALSQHNLAISNIRGQGYDGASNMRGEWNGLQALICNECPYAYYIHCLAHYLELSLVAASREVTSVHHFCSNLVFIINIAIASCKRNDELKEAQVVELATKIANDEIESERGLNQIGTLKRAGDTRWGSHLDSISSLLKMFNSTYVVLKILEITRMLCVALQCQSQDILNDMHLISSTKRLLKNFRDSGWDAFFIKVKSFCEQHQVDIPDMNAQYLQKLNYRFNEHSVELLVLSTAFDPRDGFKWFKIDDICKLAKKFYPDDFSEQELAVHLRIELQHFELDIPNHPELKNLSGIHELCQGLVKRKKASVYPLIDRLIRLVLTLPVSTATTERAFSIMKIIKTKLRNKMEDNFLSDCLTICIEKEIAAKFSSDSIIDDFASMKNRPVQLTFNKNN; from the exons ATGGCTCTTGTTTTGAGATTTGTAGATAAAGAAGGGTTCATTCGTGAAAGATTTTTTTGTGTTGTTCATGTACGTGACACTATGACATTGACTTTGAAAGAAGGTATATTTTTTGCTCTATCTCAACATAATTTAGCTATTTCTAACATACGCGGACAGGGGTACGATGGAGCTAGTAACATGAGAGGTGAATGGAATGGCTTGCAAGCTTTAATTTGTAATGAATGTCCATATGCATATTACATCCATTGTTTAGCCCATTACCTCGAACTTTCTTTAGTTGCAGCTTCTCGAGAAGTAACTTCAGTTCATCATTTTTGCTCTAACTTGGTTTTCATTATCAATATTGCTATTGCATCTTGCAAGCGTAATGATGAACTCAAGGAGGCTCAAGTTGTTGAACTTGCTACTAAGATTGCTAATGATGAAATTGAATCAGAGAGAGGGCTCAATCAAATCGGCACCTTAAAGCGAGCTGGAGATACTCGTTGGGGTTCTCATTTGGATTCTATTTCTAGCTTGCTCAAAATGTTTAATTCAACTTATGTGGTTTTGA AAATTTTGGAAATTACTCGTATGCTTTGTGTAGCATTACAATGCCAATCACAAGATATTTTGAATGATATGCATCTTATTTCAAGCACAAAAAGGCTACTTAAGAACTTTCGAGATTCAGGATGGGATGCTTTCTTTATAAAGGTTAAATCATTTTGTGAGCAACATCAAGTTGATATTCCAGATATGAATGCTCAATAT TTGCAAAAATTAAACTATAGATTCAATGAACATTCAGTAGAGTTACTTGTTCTTAGCACTGCTTTTGATCCTAGAGATGGATTTAAATGGTTCAAGATTGATGATATTTGCAAACTTGCAAAGAAGTTCTATCCTGATGATTTCTCAGAGCAAGAGTTGGCGGTACATCTAAGAATTGAGCTTCAACATTTTGAGCTTGACATTCCAAATCATCCTGAATTGAAAAATTTATCTGGTATTCATGAATTATGCCAAGGCTTGGTGAAAAGAAAAAAAGCATCTGTATATCCTCTTATTGACAGGTTAATTAGGCTTGTTCTAACTCTTCCTGTATCAACAGCAACTACAGAGCGAGCATTTTCAATTATGAAAATTATCAAGACAAAGCTCAGAAACAAGATGGAAGACAATTTTCTAAGTGATTGCTTAACAATTTGTATTGAGAAAGAAATTGCTGCAAAATTTAGTAGTGACTCCATTATAGATGATTTTGCATCTATGAAGAATCGTCCAGTACAACTtacttttaataaaaataattga